AGGTTGACGCGGCCGGGGGCGGAAGCGAACGCCTCGGGAGCGCCGCCGAAAAAGGTCTCGGGATCGTTCATGTCATGTGGTCTCCAGCCAGAGCGGCCGTGCGCGGCCTCGTACGTCGGTTGCCGGCCATCGGGGGTCCGGCGTGAGGAGTTCCAGCCCGTCCGCGCCGAGCAGGAAGGTGTCCTCGATCTTGAAGCAGTCGAAACCGGGGCGCAATGCGATCGCCATGCCCTGTTCCAGCCCGGTGGCGGTGCTGGGGCCGGCCGCCAGTTCGCACGCCGCGTAGCCGGTGACGCCGCCCTGGCGGTGCCGGCGGATCGCGTCAAGGCGGTCGGCGTGGCGGTAGGCGGCGTCCAGCGCGTGATACACCGCCGACAGCGACACGCCTGCGCGCACCGCGTCCAGCGCGGTGGCCTCGACCCGCAGCAACGCTTCCTGGGCGATGCGCTCGCGGTCGTCCAGCGCGCCGAAGGCCACCGAGCGCGTCAGGCTCGCATACAGGCCGCGGCGGCGCGCGCACACGCTCAGGCCGGCGCGCTTGCCGATCGCATCGCCGGACGGCGGCGCCTGGCAGAACGGCGGCACGCGCCGTTCGCCGGTGGCCAGCAGCATCACCGGCTGGATGCCGCGCGACCACAGCGCGCGCGCCGCGGCGCCGGCCAGCTGGCGTTCGCTCCATGCGGGACGGGCGGCGCGCAGCACCTCGCCCACCGCGGCGGCCGCATCGCGTCCCAACTCGCGGTAGTCCTGCCGGGCGCGCTCGTCCAGCACCATGCGCTGCTGGCGCAGCGCGGCCGGCAGCGGACGCTCGAGCGGGCCGGGACGGTCGGCCAGCACCGCCTTGCCGGCGGCCGCGCCCAGGACGTAGGTCTCGCCCAGGTCGGATTCGGTCCAGGGCGCACTGTGGAAGCCGAAGCCGGACGGCACCTGTTCGCGCCGCAGGCGTTCGCCCTCGGTCTCGTCGGTGAGGATGCAGGCTTCGTCGTGCGTGACCAGCACCTCGGCAGCGCCGGCGTCGAACGACGCGCCGGGCCCGGCATCGCCGCCGCCGGTGACCCAGGCGAACCAGTCGGGGCCGCGCAGGCGGATCGCGCCGGCGCCTTCGCGACCGAGCGCTTCGCGCAGCAGGGCCAGCTTGCCGGCGGCGTCGAGCGCGCGCGCGGGGTCTGCCACGCCGCTGGCCATGTCAGGGATATCGCTCATGCGCTCTCCTCCAGGTTGACTTGGACCTGCTGCCGTTCATGGACGGTGGATGCGGGCAGCA
The genomic region above belongs to Massilia forsythiae and contains:
- a CDS encoding M24 family metallopeptidase, which produces MSDIPDMASGVADPARALDAAGKLALLREALGREGAGAIRLRGPDWFAWVTGGGDAGPGASFDAGAAEVLVTHDEACILTDETEGERLRREQVPSGFGFHSAPWTESDLGETYVLGAAAGKAVLADRPGPLERPLPAALRQQRMVLDERARQDYRELGRDAAAAVGEVLRAARPAWSERQLAGAAARALWSRGIQPVMLLATGERRVPPFCQAPPSGDAIGKRAGLSVCARRRGLYASLTRSVAFGALDDRERIAQEALLRVEATALDAVRAGVSLSAVYHALDAAYRHADRLDAIRRHRQGGVTGYAACELAAGPSTATGLEQGMAIALRPGFDCFKIEDTFLLGADGLELLTPDPRWPATDVRGRARPLWLETT